Genomic DNA from Heteronotia binoei isolate CCM8104 ecotype False Entrance Well chromosome 8, APGP_CSIRO_Hbin_v1, whole genome shotgun sequence:
CAACACAGATAAAATGTCACTATCATGGTTGTGATCATCTTGAAGGACTTGGCCCACCGCATCGCCACTCCCTGCCTCTGATGGGTTTTCGCAAGGGAAACGATCGTCATGACGATAGGGACGAGAAAGGCACAAACGTACTGGCTGATCAGGATGAGGTGTTGGTTGATCTTGGCCTGCCTGAGGTTTCTGCCATAATTTAAGAAGCAGACGATCACGTCTTCGTCGACGGGGGACCTGCTGGTGTGTCTGATGTGGATTCTTGCTGACGAGAACCCCAGGGCCAGAAGCCAGATCCCACCGGCCACGATCCAAGTGAGTCGAATCTTCCGGGGATGTTGAGCCCAGGTCGAGCTCTTCATGGAAGCCCAACGCTCTAAGCTGAGGACTGCCAGGAAGTAAGCGCTGGCATAGAGATTGAGGAAGACGATGGAGTCGTTGAGTTTGCAGATGGCTCTGCCGAATGGCCAGTTGAGCATCATGGCGTTGTGGGTGATTCTCAGCGGAAGGGAGCAGACGAAGAGGAAGTTGGAGGCGGTCAGGTTGAGGAGCCAGACGATGCGACTCGTCTTCTTCATAACGAAGCCGAGGATGAAAATGACCCAGCCGTTCCCTACAATGCCTAACACAAAGATAATGCTGAAGAGGGCTATGGTGGCATACGCTATCCTTCTCTTTAAGATTTCTTCCCAGAAGTCCTCTTTGGGATAATGGGAAATGGGGATTCTGGGATCAGCGTAGGCAACCCCAAGAGGTGTCGACTCCACCGCGTTCCTCATGTTGTTTGCTCTTTGGCTCGTTGCTGCAGTAAGAACACGAGAAGCTGGATTCTGATTCTACCACTGCTAACTGAAAGTAACTGCtaactgaaggagctgggcgtgtaACTGCTAACTGAAAGAGAGGGGATCCCCGGCCCCTGGCTGAAGCTTGGTAGCGCTGGTGAGGTATAACGCAACGGAGTGGTCATTTTCTCCCGAGAAACTGATCTTTATCGCCTGGAGATTGCTTGTATTAGCAGGGTGTCTCCAGCctccgcctggaggttggcaacactagctgGCAGTTGCCGCACTGCAGGAtacagaatcagagagttggacgggacctccagggtcatctagtccaacccccctgcacaatgcaggaaactcacaaacccctccccctaaattcacaggatcgtcattgctgtcagatggccataagacaacataagaaaagtcatgttggatcaggccaatggcccatccagtccaacactctgtgtcacacagtggccaatatatgtgtgtgtgtacatatacacacacacacatatacatacatacatgtggggtgacatgatagaggtttacaagataatgcatgggatggagaaagtagagaaagaggtacttttctccctttctcacaatacaagaactcgtgggcattcgatgaaattgctgaacagacaggttaaaacagataaaaggaagtactttttcacccaaaaagtgattaacatgtggaattcactgccacaggaggtggtggcagccacaagcatagccaccttcaagaggggtttagataaaaatatggagcacaggtccatcagtggctattagccacagtgtgtgtgtgtgtgtgtgtgtgtatataaaaaattttgggccagtttgtgacacagtgttggactggatgggccattggcctgatccaacatggcttctcttatgttcttatatacatacacacatatgtgtgtgtgtacatatatacatactatggccaatagccactgatggacctctgctccatattttttatctaatcccttcttaaagctggctatgcttgtagccgccaccacctcctgtggcagtgaattccacatgttaatcacccttcgggtgaagaaggacttccttttatccgttttaacctgtctgctcagcaatttcattgaatgcccacgagttcttgtattctgagaaagggagaaaagtacttctttctctactttctccatcccatgcatcatcttgtaaacctctatcatgtcaccccgcagtcgtgtTTCTcaaaactaaagagccccaagcgttttaacctttcttcatagggaaagtgttccaaaccttgaatcattctagttgcccttttctggactttttccagtgctataatatcctttttaaggtgcagtgaccagaattgcacaaagtactccaaatgagaccgcaccatcgatttatacaggggcattatgatactggcagatttgttttcaattcccttcctaataattcccagaatggtgttggtttttttattgcaatcgcacactgtcttgacattttagcctctgttgaaaaacctgcaaggaaggagagcccaccaccttccgaggaggaagcctgtttcactgaggaaccgctctaaactcacaaacccctccccctaaattcacaggatcttcattgctgtcagatggccatctagcctctgttgaaaaacctccaaggaaggagagcccaccacctccccaggaggaagcctgttccactgaggaaccactctaacagccaggaagttcttcctaatgccaatccccaggtgggggcaggggat
This window encodes:
- the LOC132575792 gene encoding chemerin-like receptor 1 encodes the protein MRNAVESTPLGVAYADPRIPISHYPKEDFWEEILKRRIAYATIALFSIIFVLGIVGNGWVIFILGFVMKKTSRIVWLLNLTASNFLFVCSLPLRITHNAMMLNWPFGRAICKLNDSIVFLNLYASAYFLAVLSLERWASMKSSTWAQHPRKIRLTWIVAGGIWLLALGFSSARIHIRHTSRSPVDEDVIVCFLNYGRNLRQAKINQHLILISQYVCAFLVPIVMTIVSLAKTHQRQGVAMRWAKSFKMITTMIVTFYLCWLPYAVFSFFESEYLETSPVLIVGIPLATSLAFASSCVNPILYIALGYNFKERPRPSLLSAFENVFGEESNGTVPETQPKPAAEMSPQNL